The proteins below are encoded in one region of Equus przewalskii isolate Varuska chromosome 1, EquPr2, whole genome shotgun sequence:
- the LOC103556399 gene encoding olfactory receptor 6B9-like isoform X2 has translation MSFRPLCRPLAHALLTPGQLTEVVSFPRGCPQVTSLPGRAMSNSTETLVTEFILLGFLELCHLRGLLFGSFLIVYVVTVLENLVIVVTVRASRQLHTPMYFFLANLSVLETVYTSVTVPKLLAGLLAWARTISFSGCLTQLFLFLSLGSSECFLLATMACDRYLAICRPLHYPAIMDSRLCLHLALTAWLGGFLASFVSTALISRLRFCGPNVLNHFFCDISPLLQLSCSDTTAIEVVDFAAALAVLSTSLLVTMVSYGYILATVLRIPGAAGRRKAFSTCASHLVVVAIFYTTTIFMYARPHAISSFDLNKLVSVIYSVVTPLLNPIIYCLRNRDIREALARLLQAPGPS, from the exons ATGAGCTTCCGCCCCCTCTGCAGACCCCTGGCCCACGCTTTGCTCACCCCTGGACAGCTGACAGAAGTGGTGTCCTTCCCGAGGG GGTGCCCACAAGTGACCTCTCTGCCAGGGAGGGCCATGAGCAACTCCACTGAGACCTTGGTGACGGAGTTCATTCTGCTGGGCTTCCTGGAGCTGTGCCACCTGCGAGGGCTGCTGTTCGGGTCATTCCTCATCGTCTACGTGGTGACCGTCCTGGAGAACCTGGTCATCGTGGTGACAGTCCGAGCCAGCCGCCAACTGCACAcgcccatgtacttcttcctggcCAACCTGTCAGTGCTGGAGACCGTCTACACCTCAGTTACCGTCCCCAAGTTGCTGGCTGGCCTCCTGGCATGGGCAAGGACCATCTCCTTCTCAGGATGCCTGACCCAGCTGTTCCTCTTCCTCTCACTCGGCTCCTCTGAGTGCTTCCTCCTGGCCACTATGGCCTGTGACCGGTACCTGGCCATCTGTCGCCCGCTGCACTACCCAGCCATCATGGACTCAAGGCTATGCCTGCACCTGGCCCTCACTGCCTGGCTGGGCGGCTTCCTGGCCTCCTTTGTGTCCACGGCTCTCATCTCCCGCCTCAGGTTCTGTGGCCCCAACGTCCTcaaccacttcttctgtgacatcTCGCCCCTGCTGCAGCTCTCCTGCTCCGACACCACCGCCATCGAAGTCGTGGACTTCGCAGCAGCCCTGGCTGTGCTCTCAACCTCCCTGCTGGTGACCATGGTGTCCTATGGCTACATCCTGGCCACAGTGCTGAGGATCCCCGGGGCGGCCGGCCGCAggaaggccttctccacctgtgcctcccacctgGTGGTGGTGGCCATCTTCTACACCACCACCATCTTCATGTACGCCCGCCCTCACGCCATCAGCTCCTTCGACCTCAACAAGCTGGTGTCCGTGATCTACTCGGTTGTGACCCCCCTGCTCAACCCCATCATCTACTGCCTGCGGAACCGTGACATCAGGGAGGCTCTGGCCAGActcctccaggcccctggcccCTCCTGA
- the LOC103556399 gene encoding olfactory receptor 6B9-like isoform X1, with product MSFRPLCRPLAHALLTPGQLTEVVSFPRGERPWPESSWRSRTLGAHRGEARKVPGHSRGRDTGQRCPQVTSLPGRAMSNSTETLVTEFILLGFLELCHLRGLLFGSFLIVYVVTVLENLVIVVTVRASRQLHTPMYFFLANLSVLETVYTSVTVPKLLAGLLAWARTISFSGCLTQLFLFLSLGSSECFLLATMACDRYLAICRPLHYPAIMDSRLCLHLALTAWLGGFLASFVSTALISRLRFCGPNVLNHFFCDISPLLQLSCSDTTAIEVVDFAAALAVLSTSLLVTMVSYGYILATVLRIPGAAGRRKAFSTCASHLVVVAIFYTTTIFMYARPHAISSFDLNKLVSVIYSVVTPLLNPIIYCLRNRDIREALARLLQAPGPS from the exons ATGAGCTTCCGCCCCCTCTGCAGACCCCTGGCCCACGCTTTGCTCACCCCTGGACAGCTGACAGAAGTGGTGTCCTTCCCGAGGGGTGAGAGGCCCTGGCCAGAGAGCAGCTGGAGGAGCAGAACCCTGGGGGCCCACAGGGGTGAGGCCAGGAAAGTGCCAGGACACAGCAGGGGAAGGGACACCGGGCAGA GGTGCCCACAAGTGACCTCTCTGCCAGGGAGGGCCATGAGCAACTCCACTGAGACCTTGGTGACGGAGTTCATTCTGCTGGGCTTCCTGGAGCTGTGCCACCTGCGAGGGCTGCTGTTCGGGTCATTCCTCATCGTCTACGTGGTGACCGTCCTGGAGAACCTGGTCATCGTGGTGACAGTCCGAGCCAGCCGCCAACTGCACAcgcccatgtacttcttcctggcCAACCTGTCAGTGCTGGAGACCGTCTACACCTCAGTTACCGTCCCCAAGTTGCTGGCTGGCCTCCTGGCATGGGCAAGGACCATCTCCTTCTCAGGATGCCTGACCCAGCTGTTCCTCTTCCTCTCACTCGGCTCCTCTGAGTGCTTCCTCCTGGCCACTATGGCCTGTGACCGGTACCTGGCCATCTGTCGCCCGCTGCACTACCCAGCCATCATGGACTCAAGGCTATGCCTGCACCTGGCCCTCACTGCCTGGCTGGGCGGCTTCCTGGCCTCCTTTGTGTCCACGGCTCTCATCTCCCGCCTCAGGTTCTGTGGCCCCAACGTCCTcaaccacttcttctgtgacatcTCGCCCCTGCTGCAGCTCTCCTGCTCCGACACCACCGCCATCGAAGTCGTGGACTTCGCAGCAGCCCTGGCTGTGCTCTCAACCTCCCTGCTGGTGACCATGGTGTCCTATGGCTACATCCTGGCCACAGTGCTGAGGATCCCCGGGGCGGCCGGCCGCAggaaggccttctccacctgtgcctcccacctgGTGGTGGTGGCCATCTTCTACACCACCACCATCTTCATGTACGCCCGCCCTCACGCCATCAGCTCCTTCGACCTCAACAAGCTGGTGTCCGTGATCTACTCGGTTGTGACCCCCCTGCTCAACCCCATCATCTACTGCCTGCGGAACCGTGACATCAGGGAGGCTCTGGCCAGActcctccaggcccctggcccCTCCTGA